One genomic region from Apodemus sylvaticus chromosome 1, mApoSyl1.1, whole genome shotgun sequence encodes:
- the LOC127670576 gene encoding zinc finger protein 844-like isoform X2 yields the protein MNGMTYDDVHVNFTGEEWALLDPSQKKLYKDVMLETYRNLTAIGMKEVLLEKNLLCILNVIKHLHITVILKNVTQFILQRNLIKAFNVVKPLDITIIFQDMKEFMLERNLMNVISVVKPLPIVVISESIEEFIVERNPMNVINVVKPLHVTVISEYIKEHILERNPMNVTNVVKPLHVKVTSDYMKEHILERNLMNVISVVKPLHLTVISKYIKEHIPERSPTNVISVIKPFHKAVPYKYIKEHILERNPMNVINVVKPIYVIVVSEYIKEHILERSPMNVINVVKPLQVTVLSEYIKGHTLQRNPMSVINVVKPLHGIIVSKYIKEHILERNPTNVINVIKPFHNKVISEYIKEHILERNLMNVNSVIKPLRVKVIFRFMKEFILERNLTDVINVIEPLHSMVVFKYIKVHILLRNPICVMNVEKLFHNTVISEYIKEHILERNPVNKQCGKAFVCSRSL from the exons AATGGAATGACCTATGATGATGTGCATGTAAACTTCACTGGAGAAGAGTGggctttgctggatccttcccagaagaagcTCTACAAGGATGTGATGCTGGAAACCTACAGAAACCTCACTGCTATAG GCATGAAAGAAGTcctactggagaaaaaccttctGTGTATACTCAATGTGATAAAGCATTTGCACATCACAGTAATCCTCAAAAACGTCACCCAATTCATACTGCAGAGAAACCTTATAAAGGCATTCAACGTGGTAAAGCCTTTGGACATCACAATCATTTTCCAAGACATGAAAGAATTcatgctggagagaaaccttatgaatgtaatcagtgtggtaaagcctttgcccaTCGTAGTTATCTCCGAAAGCATAGAAGAattcatagtggagagaaaccccatgaatgtaatcaatgtggtaaagcctttgcatgtcacagtaatctccgaatacataaaagaacacatactggagagaaaccctatgaatgtaaccaatgtggtcaAGCCTTTGCATGTCAAGGTAACCTCCGATtacatgaaagaacacatactggagagaaaccttatgaatgtaatcagtgtggtcaAGCCTTTGCATctcacagtcatctccaaatacataaaagaacacataccggagagaagccctacaaatgtaatcagtgtgataaagccttttcacaaGGCAGTTCcctacaaatacataaaagaacacatactagagagaaaccctatgaatgtaatcaatgtggtaaagcctatATATGTCATAGTAGTCTccgaatacataaaagaacacatactggagagaagccctatgaatgtaatcaatgtggtaaagcctttgcaagtcACAGTACTCTCCGAATACATAAAAGGACACACActgcagagaaaccctatgagtgtaatcaatgtggtaaagcctttacacgGCATAatagtctccaaatacataaaagaacacatactggagagaaaccctacaaatgtgatcaatgtgataaagccttttcacaacAAGGTCATCTcagaatacataaaagaacacatactggagagaaaccttatgaatgtaaacagTGTCATAAAACCTTTGCGCGTCAAAGTCATCTTCAGAttcatgaaagaattcatactggagagaaaccttacagatgtaatcaatgtgatagaGCCTTTGCACAGTATGGTAGTCTTCAAGTACATAAAAGTACACATACTGCTGAGAAACCCTATATGTGTAATGAATGTGGAAAAGCTTTTTCACAACACAGTTATCTccgaatacataaaagaacacatactagagagaaaccctgtaaataagcaatgtggtaaagcctttgtgtGTAGCAGAAGTCTTTAA
- the LOC127670576 gene encoding zinc finger protein 431-like isoform X1 has protein sequence MNGMTYDDVHVNFTGEEWALLDPSQKKLYKDVMLETYRNLTAIGYSWENCNIEEHFQHSRRHGRHERSPTGEKPSVYTQCDKAFAHHSNPQKRHPIHTAEKPYKGIQRGKAFGHHNHFPRHERIHAGEKPYECNQCGKAFAHRSYLRKHRRIHSGEKPHECNQCGKAFACHSNLRIHKRTHTGEKPYECNQCGQAFACQGNLRLHERTHTGEKPYECNQCGQAFASHSHLQIHKRTHTGEKPYKCNQCDKAFSQGSSLQIHKRTHTREKPYECNQCGKAYICHSSLRIHKRTHTGEKPYECNQCGKAFASHSTLRIHKRTHTAEKPYECNQCGKAFTRHNSLQIHKRTHTGEKPYKCDQCDKAFSQQGHLRIHKRTHTGEKPYECKQCHKTFARQSHLQIHERIHTGEKPYRCNQCDRAFAQYGSLQVHKSTHTAEKPYMCNECGKAFSQHSYLRIHKRTHTREKPCK, from the exons AATGGAATGACCTATGATGATGTGCATGTAAACTTCACTGGAGAAGAGTGggctttgctggatccttcccagaagaagcTCTACAAGGATGTGATGCTGGAAACCTACAGAAACCTCACTGCTATAG GTTACAGTTGGGAAAACTGTAATATTGAAGAACACTTTCAACATTCTAGAAGACATGGAAG GCATGAAAGAAGTcctactggagaaaaaccttctGTGTATACTCAATGTGATAAAGCATTTGCACATCACAGTAATCCTCAAAAACGTCACCCAATTCATACTGCAGAGAAACCTTATAAAGGCATTCAACGTGGTAAAGCCTTTGGACATCACAATCATTTTCCAAGACATGAAAGAATTcatgctggagagaaaccttatgaatgtaatcagtgtggtaaagcctttgcccaTCGTAGTTATCTCCGAAAGCATAGAAGAattcatagtggagagaaaccccatgaatgtaatcaatgtggtaaagcctttgcatgtcacagtaatctccgaatacataaaagaacacatactggagagaaaccctatgaatgtaaccaatgtggtcaAGCCTTTGCATGTCAAGGTAACCTCCGATtacatgaaagaacacatactggagagaaaccttatgaatgtaatcagtgtggtcaAGCCTTTGCATctcacagtcatctccaaatacataaaagaacacataccggagagaagccctacaaatgtaatcagtgtgataaagccttttcacaaGGCAGTTCcctacaaatacataaaagaacacatactagagagaaaccctatgaatgtaatcaatgtggtaaagcctatATATGTCATAGTAGTCTccgaatacataaaagaacacatactggagagaagccctatgaatgtaatcaatgtggtaaagcctttgcaagtcACAGTACTCTCCGAATACATAAAAGGACACACActgcagagaaaccctatgagtgtaatcaatgtggtaaagcctttacacgGCATAatagtctccaaatacataaaagaacacatactggagagaaaccctacaaatgtgatcaatgtgataaagccttttcacaacAAGGTCATCTcagaatacataaaagaacacatactggagagaaaccttatgaatgtaaacagTGTCATAAAACCTTTGCGCGTCAAAGTCATCTTCAGAttcatgaaagaattcatactggagagaaaccttacagatgtaatcaatgtgatagaGCCTTTGCACAGTATGGTAGTCTTCAAGTACATAAAAGTACACATACTGCTGAGAAACCCTATATGTGTAATGAATGTGGAAAAGCTTTTTCACAACACAGTTATCTccgaatacataaaagaacacatactagagagaaaccctgtaaataa